The following coding sequences are from one Verrucosispora sp. WMMD573 window:
- a CDS encoding molybdopterin molybdotransferase MoeA, protein MRTETASIDEVSAPPPADWAQARSLVYAAGLAAALPAVERPLAETDGHTLAEPLTPRTDLPAFPTSSVDGWAVRGAGPWRVVGRVLAGGAPAPLTEDGTTVEIATGAMVPAGASAVLRVEESTRTPEGIVDGVPRATPEWRQPGEEATAGEELLPAGTPVDPAVIGLAASCGHDTLRVRRQPRAALLVFGDELLTAGPPGAGRVRDALGPAVPGWLRRYGCQVAPNAVVGPVADTLPAHVAALRAALDSTDLVCTTGGTMHGPVDHLHPALASLDAEYVVNTVAVRPGFPMLLARLVGADGQVRFVAGLPGNPQSAVIALVSLVAPLLAGLAGRSLPTLPHAVLAEPVAGRGDHTHLALVRLDRLAGTAHPVRHVGSAMLRGLATADGFAVIDPGTTGSVGDRVPIVPLPLLPGERAW, encoded by the coding sequence GTGAGAACGGAAACCGCCTCCATAGACGAGGTCTCCGCGCCACCACCGGCCGACTGGGCGCAGGCCCGATCCCTGGTGTACGCGGCCGGCCTGGCCGCCGCGCTGCCCGCCGTCGAGCGTCCCCTCGCCGAGACTGACGGGCACACCCTCGCCGAACCGCTCACGCCCCGGACCGACCTGCCGGCGTTTCCGACGTCGAGCGTGGACGGATGGGCGGTGCGTGGTGCCGGCCCGTGGCGGGTCGTCGGGCGCGTCCTGGCCGGTGGTGCGCCCGCCCCGTTGACCGAGGACGGGACGACTGTGGAGATCGCCACCGGGGCGATGGTGCCGGCGGGGGCCTCGGCGGTGCTGCGGGTGGAGGAGTCGACGCGTACCCCGGAGGGGATTGTCGACGGCGTGCCACGCGCCACGCCGGAGTGGCGGCAACCCGGCGAGGAGGCCACCGCCGGTGAGGAGCTGCTGCCGGCCGGGACACCTGTCGACCCGGCGGTGATCGGCCTGGCCGCCTCCTGCGGCCACGACACGCTGCGGGTACGCCGGCAGCCCCGGGCCGCGCTGCTGGTCTTCGGCGACGAGCTGCTCACGGCAGGCCCGCCGGGCGCCGGGCGGGTCCGCGACGCGTTGGGCCCGGCGGTGCCGGGCTGGCTGCGTCGGTACGGCTGCCAGGTGGCGCCGAACGCGGTGGTCGGCCCGGTCGCGGACACGCTGCCCGCCCACGTGGCGGCGTTGCGGGCCGCTCTGGACAGCACCGATCTGGTCTGCACCACCGGTGGCACCATGCACGGCCCGGTCGATCACCTGCACCCGGCGTTGGCGTCGTTGGACGCCGAGTACGTGGTCAACACGGTCGCGGTGCGTCCCGGCTTCCCGATGCTGCTGGCCCGGTTGGTCGGCGCCGACGGGCAGGTCCGGTTCGTGGCCGGGCTGCCGGGCAATCCGCAGTCCGCTGTCATCGCACTGGTGTCGCTGGTCGCCCCACTGTTGGCCGGGCTCGCGGGTCGGTCGTTGCCAACGCTTCCGCACGCCGTTCTCGCCGAGCCCGTCGCCGGTCGTGGCGACCACACCCATCTGGCGCTGGTCCGACTCGACCGGCTCGCCGGGACAGCCCACCCGGTCCGGCACGTCGGTTCGGCAATGCTGCGTGGGCTCGCCACCGCCGACGGGTTCGCGGTGATCGACCCCGGCACCACCGGCTCGGTGGGCGACCGGGTTCCGATCGTGCCGTTGCCGCTGCTACCCGGGGAGCGGGCATGGTGA
- a CDS encoding BTAD domain-containing putative transcriptional regulator translates to MQIQVLGGLAVRLGSQALPPGTPKQQTVLAMLACNAGELVSVEQLVDELWFEDPPPSAIPNVRTYAANLRRGLEAMLPDREVLIRSRDGYRLDVECSDVDLCAFREDVTEARQLVGADEREAVRLVSRALARWRGPMLTGIALGPRLSAQVAAATEDRLLATELFAELQIRLNQHDEALPVLRELLTRHPLREPAYLLLMQALHLRGDSAGAVAAYTTACRTLRQQLNVEPGEELQRLYRRIARHDGQSRRADPAGAPGREAVDQEQRLLSYLPRTVPDFVGRADAVEYLVSATLRAEEHCTVHLVDGMAGSGKTTLAVHVANRLAARFPDAQLFIDLKGHDPAEKLDRPTALTTLLRQLGTPAGRIPPDPGDRLDRWRRDLAGRRVIIVLDNAADAAQVRPLLPTAPGNLVIVTSRRRINGLDVDPPVSLPLLKPAEGVALLASTAGAERVAAEPEAAAAVVESCGRLPLAIRLAGSRLAHRPNWQVADLAKLLASRARRLDHLTSGDRSVAGAFAASYALLNEPAQRLFRLLSVHPGDEFGLLAASALSGLSLDDTADVLDALLDSHLIEELTAGRYRMHDLIRHYAHDLSNRTDQVHERRSALADLLDLMLHLSFSVADDLELSRTRLHVTLDAPRRPDLVEMKSDSAEKWMELERSNLVLLVGRAHEWEFCQKAWQLARILWRFLYTRGCYDDIVVTSLQGLAAAEKVGDERAMAVMHNYLASAYLRTGNYSGALAHLKRAVEICERCGDRINLARYQANLVAIYWILGEPEKAVAVALERKRKSIISDAHETATHLPNLGLAMALLGRYDEALRVHRLHLYLGRQLGSQFHILNALGHIGAVKRRMGQYDVAARALRTALVLRRRTGHRYAEPEVRNDLGVALRGLGRIDEAVLEHEEARRMAVDAGEPHVEAAALNDLALTLAGSAETARLIELHREALRVATRIAHPYEQGRALAGLAEQMWTIDPTEARRQWARALAIFRRMGVPERVDVARRLTESAAQEPSMRGSASVADVSFSRPYVG, encoded by the coding sequence GTGCAGATTCAGGTTCTCGGCGGTCTGGCGGTACGCCTCGGCTCGCAGGCGCTACCGCCTGGAACGCCAAAGCAGCAGACCGTCCTGGCCATGCTCGCGTGCAACGCGGGAGAGTTGGTGTCGGTCGAACAACTCGTCGACGAACTGTGGTTCGAAGATCCACCTCCCTCAGCAATACCGAATGTCCGTACTTATGCGGCTAACTTGCGACGCGGTCTTGAGGCGATGCTTCCGGATCGAGAGGTGCTGATCCGCTCTCGGGACGGTTACCGACTCGATGTCGAGTGCTCGGACGTGGACCTTTGTGCCTTCCGCGAAGACGTGACCGAGGCGCGGCAACTCGTCGGAGCCGACGAGCGGGAGGCGGTGCGACTGGTATCCCGAGCTCTCGCCCGCTGGCGTGGGCCGATGCTCACTGGGATCGCCCTGGGGCCTCGGCTCTCCGCCCAGGTGGCCGCCGCGACCGAGGATCGGTTGCTGGCCACCGAGTTGTTCGCCGAGTTGCAGATCCGGCTCAATCAACATGACGAGGCGTTGCCGGTTCTGCGGGAGCTGCTTACCAGGCATCCGCTGCGCGAACCGGCCTACCTGTTGCTCATGCAGGCTCTCCACCTACGGGGAGACTCCGCCGGTGCCGTGGCGGCCTACACCACAGCTTGTCGAACCCTGCGTCAGCAACTGAACGTCGAGCCGGGGGAGGAACTGCAACGGTTGTATCGCCGCATCGCCCGGCACGACGGCCAGTCTCGCCGAGCCGACCCAGCCGGAGCACCGGGTAGGGAGGCCGTCGACCAGGAGCAACGACTGCTCTCGTACCTCCCGAGGACGGTTCCGGACTTCGTGGGCCGTGCGGACGCCGTTGAGTACCTGGTGTCCGCGACCCTGCGGGCTGAGGAGCACTGCACGGTGCACCTCGTTGACGGCATGGCCGGCAGCGGCAAGACGACACTTGCGGTCCACGTCGCCAACCGGCTTGCCGCCCGATTTCCGGACGCCCAACTGTTCATCGACCTCAAAGGCCACGACCCTGCCGAGAAGCTGGACCGCCCGACGGCTCTGACGACCTTGCTCCGGCAACTTGGCACGCCCGCCGGCCGGATACCGCCGGACCCCGGAGACCGGCTCGACCGGTGGCGCCGCGATCTGGCTGGTCGGAGGGTGATCATCGTGCTGGACAATGCGGCCGACGCCGCGCAGGTCCGGCCTCTGCTGCCCACGGCACCGGGAAACCTGGTAATCGTGACCTCGCGTCGGCGGATCAACGGGCTGGATGTCGATCCGCCGGTGTCCTTGCCGCTGCTCAAGCCGGCGGAGGGCGTCGCACTACTGGCCTCTACGGCAGGGGCGGAGCGGGTGGCTGCGGAGCCCGAGGCGGCAGCAGCGGTGGTGGAAAGCTGTGGTCGCCTGCCGTTGGCGATTCGGCTTGCCGGTTCACGACTCGCGCATCGTCCGAACTGGCAAGTGGCGGATCTGGCAAAGCTACTGGCAAGCAGGGCCCGCCGGCTGGATCACCTGACCTCAGGGGATCGGAGTGTGGCTGGTGCGTTCGCCGCCTCGTACGCCTTGCTGAACGAGCCCGCGCAGCGACTGTTCCGACTGCTCAGCGTGCATCCGGGAGACGAGTTCGGCCTGCTGGCCGCCAGCGCGCTGTCCGGCCTGTCACTTGACGACACCGCCGACGTGCTGGACGCACTGCTCGACTCCCACCTCATCGAGGAGTTGACGGCGGGACGTTATCGGATGCACGACCTCATTCGGCACTACGCTCACGATCTGTCGAACCGGACAGACCAGGTGCATGAGCGAAGGTCGGCGCTGGCAGACCTTCTTGATCTGATGCTGCATCTCTCGTTCTCTGTAGCTGACGACCTCGAATTGAGCCGTACCCGCCTTCATGTCACTCTCGATGCTCCGCGTCGACCCGACCTCGTCGAGATGAAGAGCGACTCCGCCGAGAAGTGGATGGAGCTCGAACGGAGCAACCTCGTGTTGCTTGTCGGTAGGGCGCATGAGTGGGAATTCTGCCAGAAGGCGTGGCAGTTGGCGCGGATCCTGTGGCGCTTTTTATACACTCGGGGATGCTATGACGATATTGTCGTGACCAGCCTTCAAGGGCTCGCAGCCGCAGAGAAGGTCGGCGACGAGCGAGCCATGGCCGTCATGCACAACTATCTCGCCTCGGCCTATCTGCGGACCGGCAACTATTCTGGCGCACTGGCTCATCTGAAGAGGGCCGTCGAGATCTGTGAGCGCTGCGGCGACCGAATAAACCTCGCGCGTTATCAGGCTAATCTGGTGGCAATCTACTGGATTCTCGGTGAGCCTGAAAAGGCAGTAGCCGTGGCGTTGGAAAGAAAGCGGAAGAGCATTATTTCGGACGCTCACGAGACCGCCACCCACCTGCCGAACCTCGGTCTCGCGATGGCGCTGCTCGGCAGATACGACGAGGCCCTGCGCGTGCACCGCCTCCACCTGTACCTCGGACGCCAGCTGGGCAGTCAGTTTCACATTCTCAACGCGCTCGGTCATATCGGTGCGGTGAAGCGCCGCATGGGGCAGTACGACGTGGCCGCGCGAGCGTTGCGGACCGCGCTCGTCCTGCGACGACGCACCGGACACCGTTACGCGGAACCTGAGGTCCGGAACGACCTCGGGGTCGCCCTACGTGGTCTCGGGCGCATCGATGAAGCGGTGCTTGAGCATGAGGAGGCCCGAAGAATGGCGGTCGATGCCGGCGAACCTCATGTGGAGGCAGCCGCTCTGAACGACCTCGCGTTGACTCTCGCCGGATCTGCGGAGACCGCGAGGTTGATCGAGCTGCACCGCGAGGCGCTGCGAGTGGCCACTCGGATAGCTCACCCCTATGAACAGGGGCGCGCCCTGGCTGGACTGGCCGAGCAAATGTGGACGATCGATCCGACGGAGGCGCGTCGACAGTGGGCGCGGGCGTTGGCGATTTTCCGACGAATGGGAGTGCCGGAGCGGGTGGACGTCGCCCGACGCTTGACCGAATCCGCAGCCCAGGAGCCTTCCATGCGCGGGTCGGCATCGGTCGCCGATGTGAGCTTTTCCCGGCCGTACGTAGGTTGA
- a CDS encoding N-acetyltransferase encodes MTTLRLRPEDPADTGAIRRVLSAAFARPDVAVPPEVRLVDELRGSDAWLPELAMVAEYGGEIVGCALLTRVLVNSGTASTPALAMGPVAVAPHRQRIGLGTSVVQAALEAATELGERLVVVLGDPAYYRRFGFSRADQLGLTSPWSGLGEPWQALILPPTTSGEPSPPRGEVVFPPPWSKV; translated from the coding sequence GTGACGACCCTGCGGCTGCGACCCGAGGACCCGGCCGACACCGGCGCGATCCGCCGGGTGCTGTCCGCAGCCTTCGCCCGGCCCGACGTGGCCGTCCCGCCCGAGGTACGCCTCGTCGACGAGCTGCGTGGCAGCGACGCGTGGCTGCCGGAGCTGGCGATGGTCGCCGAGTACGGCGGGGAGATCGTCGGTTGCGCCCTGCTCACCCGGGTGTTGGTCAACTCGGGCACGGCCAGCACGCCAGCGCTGGCGATGGGACCGGTTGCGGTGGCACCGCACCGGCAGCGGATCGGGCTCGGCACGTCGGTGGTACAGGCCGCCCTGGAGGCGGCGACCGAGCTCGGTGAGCGACTGGTGGTCGTCCTCGGCGATCCGGCCTACTACCGGCGCTTCGGCTTCAGCCGCGCGGACCAGTTGGGCCTGACCAGTCCCTGGTCCGGCCTCGGCGAGCCGTGGCAGGCGTTGATCCTTCCGCCGACCACCAGCGGTGAGCCGTCGCCACCCCGGGGTGAGGTCGTCTTCCCGCCGCCTTGGTCGAAGGTCTGA
- a CDS encoding glycosyltransferase 87 family protein, translating into MPTIVGRGLDRLATVRRVTRGIDRRTVVRAGIVAAVAYAAWLAIGAFGRPYNFFDMKIYHGAVVWWASGHELYEFVAPDTTLGFTYPPFAGLAMLPMAHLPVTLAGLVNAAVSIAALAVVLAALLRPIVDRLGWPLWYTVAIATPLAAAIEPTRETLGYGQVNLLLFALILADLVALRWRSRRGTHQAEGDGPLLRFIYGGAWAGVGIGLATAVKLTPALFIFYLMITRQWRVAGTAICTAVGVTIGSFGIVGAESRDYFGGVLWQTERVGAADMTPNQSLAGLLARLYDSIETPGLLWLAFSVLVLALGLSRASNAHSDGDELTAFTLVGLTANVISPISWTHHLVWVIPAIIVLADAAIRRHDASRGPAVRSASTPYGGPPGVSTLRPPIWYPTLTGFRHGFAAIGLYLLFLISPIWPYEHQLPEVSHYQDGLFGALMENSLALALILLVAALPWRPGAEPAFHTDRAARASMLYGRR; encoded by the coding sequence ATGCCGACGATCGTCGGTAGAGGGCTGGACCGCCTCGCCACAGTCCGCCGCGTAACGCGTGGGATCGATCGTAGGACAGTCGTACGGGCGGGCATCGTCGCCGCCGTCGCCTACGCCGCATGGCTCGCCATCGGCGCTTTCGGGCGTCCGTACAACTTCTTCGACATGAAGATCTACCACGGCGCGGTGGTCTGGTGGGCGAGCGGTCACGAGCTGTACGAGTTCGTCGCACCCGACACAACCCTGGGTTTCACCTACCCACCGTTCGCCGGGTTGGCCATGCTGCCAATGGCGCACCTGCCGGTCACCCTGGCCGGTCTGGTCAACGCCGCGGTGAGCATCGCCGCCCTGGCCGTGGTGCTGGCCGCGCTGCTGCGCCCGATCGTCGACCGGCTGGGCTGGCCACTGTGGTACACGGTGGCCATCGCGACGCCGCTGGCCGCCGCCATCGAACCGACCCGGGAGACCCTCGGCTACGGGCAGGTCAACCTGCTGTTGTTCGCCCTGATCCTGGCCGACCTGGTCGCCCTGCGTTGGCGGTCGCGGCGCGGCACCCACCAGGCCGAGGGCGACGGCCCGCTGCTGCGGTTCATCTACGGCGGCGCCTGGGCCGGCGTGGGCATCGGTCTCGCCACCGCCGTCAAGCTGACCCCGGCCCTGTTCATCTTCTATCTGATGATCACTCGACAGTGGCGGGTGGCCGGCACGGCCATCTGCACCGCCGTCGGGGTGACCATCGGCAGCTTCGGCATAGTCGGCGCGGAATCCCGCGACTACTTCGGCGGCGTGCTGTGGCAGACCGAGCGGGTGGGTGCCGCCGACATGACGCCCAACCAGTCGCTGGCCGGGCTACTGGCCCGGCTCTACGACTCGATCGAGACCCCCGGCCTGCTCTGGCTAGCCTTCTCCGTGCTGGTGTTGGCGCTCGGCCTGTCCCGGGCGTCCAACGCCCACTCCGACGGCGACGAACTGACCGCCTTCACGCTCGTGGGCCTGACCGCCAACGTGATCAGCCCGATCTCCTGGACGCACCACCTCGTCTGGGTGATCCCGGCGATCATCGTCCTGGCTGACGCCGCGATCCGTCGGCACGACGCCAGCCGGGGTCCTGCCGTGCGATCCGCGTCGACGCCGTACGGCGGCCCGCCGGGAGTCTCCACTCTCCGCCCACCGATCTGGTACCCGACGTTGACCGGGTTCCGCCACGGCTTCGCCGCCATCGGGCTCTACCTGCTCTTCCTGATCTCCCCGATCTGGCCGTACGAACACCAACTGCCGGAGGTCTCCCACTACCAGGACGGCCTGTTCGGCGCGTTGATGGAAAACTCCCTGGCACTGGCGCTGATCCTGCTGGTCGCCGCGCTGCCCTGGCGGCCCGGCGCGGAACCGGCGTTCCACACCGACCGTGCGGCGCGCGCCTCGATGCTGTACGGACGGCGGTAG
- a CDS encoding molybdenum cofactor biosynthesis protein MoaE, whose translation MVTVISSVTDQPLDLAAHEAAVADRRAGAVVSFVGVVRDHDHGRSVANLEYEGHPNAEKVLQEVADEVAADPDVYAVAVSHRIGPLAIGDVALAAAVSTAHRAAAFAACARLVDEVKARLPIWKRQVFTDGTEEWVNCP comes from the coding sequence ATGGTGACCGTCATCAGCAGCGTCACCGACCAGCCACTGGATCTCGCCGCGCACGAGGCGGCGGTCGCCGACCGGCGGGCCGGCGCGGTGGTGTCGTTCGTCGGGGTGGTGCGCGATCACGACCACGGACGGTCGGTGGCCAACCTGGAGTACGAAGGCCACCCGAACGCCGAGAAGGTGCTCCAGGAGGTCGCCGACGAGGTCGCCGCCGACCCCGACGTGTACGCCGTGGCGGTCTCGCACCGGATCGGCCCGCTGGCCATCGGCGACGTGGCCCTGGCGGCGGCCGTCAGCACCGCCCACCGGGCCGCCGCGTTCGCTGCCTGCGCCCGGCTGGTGGACGAGGTGAAGGCCCGGCTGCCGATCTGGAAGCGGCAGGTTTTCACCGACGGCACCGAGGAATGGGTCAACTGCCCCTGA
- the moaC gene encoding cyclic pyranopterin monophosphate synthase MoaC — protein sequence MTEPAQLTHVDTAGAARMVDVSAKQATGRVATAAGRLRTTREVIDLLRGEGLPKGDALAVGRLAGIMGAKRTPDLIPLCHPIALHGVTVDLALTADTVEITATARTADRTGVEMEALTAVAVAGLALVDMVKAVDPAASVDAVRVLRKEGGKTGLWERPEDRS from the coding sequence GTGACCGAACCCGCCCAGCTCACCCACGTCGACACCGCCGGCGCGGCACGCATGGTCGATGTCTCCGCGAAACAGGCCACCGGTCGGGTGGCGACGGCCGCCGGCCGGCTGCGGACCACCCGCGAGGTGATCGATCTGCTGCGTGGGGAGGGTCTGCCCAAGGGCGATGCCCTGGCGGTCGGCCGGCTGGCCGGGATCATGGGGGCGAAGCGTACTCCCGACCTGATCCCGCTGTGCCACCCGATCGCGCTGCACGGCGTCACCGTCGACCTGGCGCTGACCGCCGACACCGTCGAGATCACCGCCACCGCCCGCACCGCTGACCGCACGGGGGTGGAGATGGAGGCGCTGACCGCTGTCGCCGTCGCCGGGCTGGCACTTGTCGACATGGTCAAGGCCGTTGATCCGGCGGCCAGTGTCGACGCGGTCCGGGTGCTGCGCAAGGAGGGTGGCAAGACCGGTCTGTGGGAGCGCCCGGAGGACCGGTCGTGA
- a CDS encoding MogA/MoaB family molybdenum cofactor biosynthesis protein has protein sequence MIRARVVVASNRAAAGVYADTSGPLLVAGLRELGCTVGEPVVVPDGEPVGQAVRAAVADGVDVVLTSGGTGVTPTDRTPDVTRVLLDYEIPGIAEAIRAHSRDKVPTAVLSRGVAGVAGRTLVVNLPGSTGGARDGLAVLGPILAHTIDQLRGGDHLSAG, from the coding sequence GTGATCCGCGCCCGGGTGGTGGTGGCCTCCAACCGGGCCGCTGCCGGTGTCTATGCCGACACCAGTGGCCCGCTCCTCGTCGCCGGTCTACGTGAGTTGGGCTGCACGGTGGGCGAGCCGGTGGTCGTGCCGGACGGCGAGCCGGTCGGCCAGGCGGTCCGGGCGGCCGTGGCGGACGGCGTCGACGTGGTGCTGACAAGTGGCGGCACCGGGGTCACCCCCACCGATCGCACTCCCGATGTGACCCGGGTCCTGCTCGACTACGAGATTCCCGGCATCGCCGAGGCGATCCGCGCGCACAGCCGCGACAAGGTGCCCACCGCCGTGCTGTCCCGCGGGGTGGCCGGTGTGGCCGGCCGCACGCTTGTGGTCAACCTGCCCGGCTCGACCGGCGGAGCGCGGGACGGTCTCGCCGTGCTGGGTCCGATTCTGGCCCACACCATCGACCAGTTGCGTGGTGGCGACCACCTGTCGGCCGGTTAG
- a CDS encoding DoxX family protein: MTPVRSLARAMLSGIFVVSGARNFANPGRLAPTAKPVTDRVTPLLERVHPQLPTDTETLIRANSAVQFGAGLMLATGRFTRPAALVLAGTLIPVTLAGHPFWRNDDPIAKNNNQIHFLKNLGLFGGLLLAAADTEGKPGLRWRAGHRIGHSRRSVRRAVRTARREARIAVRSASAARRLPG; encoded by the coding sequence ATGACGCCCGTACGATCCCTCGCCCGCGCCATGTTGAGCGGCATCTTCGTGGTCAGCGGCGCCCGCAACTTCGCCAACCCCGGCCGCCTGGCACCCACCGCGAAACCGGTCACCGATCGGGTGACGCCGCTGCTGGAACGGGTGCATCCGCAGCTCCCCACGGATACTGAAACCCTGATCCGCGCCAACTCGGCCGTGCAGTTCGGCGCCGGGCTGATGCTGGCCACCGGGCGGTTCACCCGGCCGGCGGCCCTGGTGCTGGCCGGCACGCTGATCCCGGTCACCCTCGCCGGGCACCCCTTCTGGCGCAACGACGACCCGATCGCGAAGAACAACAACCAGATCCACTTTCTGAAGAACCTCGGTCTCTTCGGTGGGTTGTTGCTCGCCGCGGCGGACACGGAGGGTAAGCCCGGGCTACGCTGGCGGGCCGGTCACCGCATCGGCCACTCGCGACGGTCGGTACGCCGCGCGGTCCGGACCGCCCGTCGGGAGGCCCGAATCGCCGTGCGATCGGCCTCCGCCGCCCGGCGGCTCCCCGGCTGA
- a CDS encoding polysaccharide pyruvyl transferase family protein: protein MTRVLLRSAKDPFTPVSPEHSLALYKQGIFGRNVGNLVFTEAVHKLISVPGTEVVSNSFLSERPGVDQAYVDRINEQFDMFVVPLANAFRPTFLENLKRLTWVIENLRIPVVVVGVGVAGAGGSLDNPFPPDTDEMSGAVRRFVRAVLDRSATIGVRGEITAAYLAELGFGDDVVEVVGCPSLFRDGPNLTITKRVAELTPESRFTINISPYVLLMDEVATRHAGRYPNMVYVPQDDTDLRLLLWGVQPDTVRPGMPHHTGHQLYREDRIRFFVDASTWMRYLAEREFSFGTRIHGNIVALAAGTPAHVLVHDSRTLELARYHDIPHTMVPGLSPQVDAADLYAQSDYTAFNTGHARRWDRFAGFLERNGIEHIFQPGKANPAYDKRLDAVGLPPPVTTLMTTDPEARERITARVAELYALGGLRALRRAHKPHIPFPHTAAPKESVATGERRPVPAAVRHLPAPVRSALRRSRALAGRLRRQS from the coding sequence ATGACCCGCGTCCTGCTGCGCTCTGCCAAGGACCCCTTCACCCCGGTCAGCCCGGAGCATTCCCTCGCGCTCTACAAGCAGGGCATTTTCGGGCGGAACGTGGGCAACCTCGTCTTCACCGAGGCGGTGCACAAGCTGATCAGCGTGCCGGGGACCGAGGTGGTGTCCAACTCGTTCCTGAGCGAACGGCCCGGCGTGGACCAGGCGTACGTGGACCGGATCAACGAGCAGTTCGACATGTTCGTGGTGCCCCTGGCAAATGCCTTCCGGCCGACCTTCCTGGAAAACCTCAAGCGTCTCACCTGGGTGATCGAGAACCTGCGGATTCCGGTAGTGGTGGTCGGCGTCGGCGTCGCGGGCGCTGGCGGGAGCCTCGACAACCCCTTCCCGCCGGACACCGACGAGATGAGCGGGGCGGTGCGCCGGTTCGTGCGCGCGGTGCTCGACAGGTCGGCGACGATCGGCGTACGCGGCGAGATCACCGCCGCCTACCTCGCCGAGCTGGGTTTCGGTGACGACGTGGTCGAGGTCGTCGGCTGTCCGTCGCTGTTCCGGGACGGCCCGAACCTGACGATCACCAAGCGGGTGGCCGAGCTGACGCCGGAAAGCCGCTTCACGATCAACATCTCGCCGTACGTGCTGCTGATGGACGAGGTCGCGACCCGGCACGCCGGGCGTTACCCGAACATGGTCTACGTCCCGCAGGACGACACCGACCTCAGGCTGCTGCTGTGGGGGGTCCAGCCGGACACCGTCCGACCGGGGATGCCGCACCACACCGGTCACCAGCTCTACCGGGAGGACCGCATCCGGTTCTTCGTCGACGCCTCGACCTGGATGCGGTACCTCGCCGAGCGCGAGTTCTCCTTCGGCACCCGGATCCACGGCAACATCGTGGCGCTGGCCGCCGGGACGCCGGCCCACGTCCTGGTGCACGACAGCCGGACCCTGGAGTTGGCCCGGTACCACGACATCCCGCACACCATGGTTCCCGGCCTGAGCCCGCAGGTCGACGCCGCGGATCTCTACGCCCAGTCCGACTACACCGCGTTCAATACCGGGCATGCGCGGCGCTGGGACCGCTTCGCCGGCTTCCTGGAGCGCAACGGCATCGAGCACATCTTCCAGCCGGGCAAGGCCAACCCCGCCTACGACAAGCGGCTGGACGCCGTGGGGCTGCCGCCGCCGGTGACCACCCTGATGACCACCGACCCCGAGGCCAGGGAGCGGATCACCGCCCGGGTGGCGGAACTCTACGCGCTGGGTGGCCTGCGCGCGCTGCGGAGGGCACACAAGCCGCATATTCCGTTCCCGCACACCGCTGCGCCGAAGGAGTCGGTGGCGACCGGCGAGCGGCGGCCCGTACCTGCCGCAGTGCGGCACCTGCCGGCACCTGTGCGGTCTGCGCTGCGTCGCAGTCGCGCGCTCGCCGGTCGGCTCCGCCGCCAGTCCTGA